In Gemmobacter sp., the sequence TGGATTGCTCCTTTGATTCCGGGCCAGGATTCGGCCGCTGGGGTCGGGATACCGGGCGCTCGTGACGCTTGTGATGCTGTTTTGTAACGACGGTATGACAAACCGCATGGCGGCGTCGCAAAGGGGCGGCGCGCGCCCCCCACGGCCTTGCGGCTTGCGCCGGGGATATCTGGATCAGAGCGACCTGGAAGCGTTCCCGGCGAGCGGTCAGAGCGCGTCGAGGACAGCCTCGGGCGGGCGGCCGATGCGGGCGCCCTGCGGCCCGATCAGGATCGGGCGTTCGATCAGCCGGGGATGGGCGGCAAGATGGTCGAGCAGGGCGGCGTCATCCAGATCGCGCGGCAGGTCGGGGGCATCTTTCCAGCGGATCAGGCTTCGGGCCGGCAGGGCCAGCGCAACCAGCTCATCCCGGCTGGGCGGATCCTCCAGATAGCGGCGGATCTGCGGATGCAGGCCGCGATCCTCCAGCAGCGCCAAGGCCTTGCGCGAGGTTGAGCAGCGCGGATTGTGCCAGAACGTCAGAGCCATGCGCCGCGGCCGGTGCCGGTGACCTGAGCGACATTGCCGATGCCCTGCGCGGCCAAGGCCGCGTCGATGCCACGCGCAATGG encodes:
- a CDS encoding arsenate reductase family protein, translated to MALTFWHNPRCSTSRKALALLEDRGLHPQIRRYLEDPPSRDELVALALPARSLIRWKDAPDLPRDLDDAALLDHLAAHPRLIERPILIGPQGARIGRPPEAVLDAL